The Salvia miltiorrhiza cultivar Shanhuang (shh) chromosome 2, IMPLAD_Smil_shh, whole genome shotgun sequence DNA window GTAAATGAGAGAGTTTTTTTGATAGGgtcaaaaatttatatttaaaattgtaTCAATACCAAAATTTCAAGGGGTGCAGGTAGGGATCACTGATCAGGGCTTCAGCACCTTTAGCTTCATCTCTGAATGCAACGACAAGCAATATGAATCATTACtgttatataacttatatttcTAGATAAGTTTTTGCCTATCCTTAAAGTGGATTACTTAACATCattatttttggattttttggGTGATTCTATAGCTACGGTTGACACACAGGAGAGCTCAAGATTATATATTGTGATGTTTATCACTGATTAAACTTCACATCTCTATTTTATCATGCATAGGTAGTGGAGAAGCTTGTTGACATAGTTACATTCATTCATCAGGAAATTCCAGCAGTTTTTGGAGATAGTGGTAAGTATATATTCTACATTTTCACCATTGTCCCTGTACTTAACATCTTCATATAAAGAAAATGGGGAGGGAGGAGTTTCTAGTGATTTTTTTACTTACTTTCTATGGGTAATTTTTATTGCGCATCTCATATCTTTCATTGGGCTACATCATTGAAGGAACTGTGTCATGGTATTATGTAATGACATTACTGCTAAAAAACTTTGCAAATTGGCAAccaatttatctatttattctTGGGTTAATTACctataaattactgaactttcatcaaattttgATTTGGCATACAAACTTCAAAGTGGCCGGTAATTATTGAACTATTGATTTAATCTTATTTTACTACCAATCAGGATTCCGACCAAAGTTACTGCTGATATGGCTAGCTGAATAATTGATGTTGTTTCATAAAAAACGGCGTTGTTTCTGCCAACTGATTGCCGTGCGAGAACGATTATGTCAAGTCAATTATTCGGCTAGCCATGTCAAAAGTAAGTTTGGTCGGAGTCCTAATTGGTAgcaaatcaaattaaatcaatAGTTTAGTAATTACCATGCCACAGTTTgaagtttgtatgcaaaatcagaatttgataaaagttcagtaatttataggcaattaaccctttattcttttGGTGGTTGAGTTCTATTTGATAATTCTTAGGCTCCCTCAGAAATTCCGATTTATGTAATTCCTATAAAATGGCTCACCTTTTCTGGAGTCTGTTTAAATTATAGTTTATTTTGTATGTCAGTATTCAAATGTAGTGGTACATTGGATGATGACAATACCATTTTGAGTCTTTTCCCTGAtcaccttttctttttttgtttctttcaaGGTGAATTTCACATGGGACAAAGAAAAATCCCTGCTCGATAACTCAATTCTTACCATTTTTTTGTTGTGCGGGGAaatttttttatacaatttacaAATCAGTCTCCACAAAATGAAAACATAGTACCTTTGAACTTTAAATtgcatatataatttatttttcatccaTATATACTCGCACCTAATTTCCATTTTTAACTATTTTCTCTCCTTGCTCAATTCATTTTTGACTTTATTCTATTATTACATGTGATGATGTAAAGAACATAATTATCTCAATAGTCATGTTTTATGCCAATGTTTGGTTCTGATAGGAATGAACTTTTTATGTATCTCTTACTTTGTATTCCTTAAATATGGCAGGGTTGTCACAAGCTGGAAAAGTTTCTAGCAGTAAGCCAGAGAGACTAGGTGTTGCCggtcttgctttacattatgcTAACATAATTACTCAGATTGACAACATTGTGAGTTGATCAAAGGCTTTAGTTCTTTCATATCTAGTACATGGCAGATTTTCTTTTTGTACTGATATTAATCTTGAATTGAATTCATTTAAGGCATCCCGCCCTACTTCTCTTCCCCCAAATATGAGAGATACATTGTATAATGGATTGCCACCAACTGTCAAGGCTGCTCTTCGCTCACGGCTACAGACTGACATTAAGGAAGAGGTATGTCCTTCAGATGACTGCATCTAAATTACCTTTCCTATTTTCAAATTCTTTTTGGCAGTATTTTGATCATCAATTTTTGGTGTAGAAAAATATGCATTGTCTTGCATTGGTGTAGAGAAATTTGAAAATGTTCTGTTGCATCTTTGAAGGGCTAAGATCATACTTTTTTCCCATTGATTTCCTTCCACAATCTAATGGTTCACATTTTCTTGCATAGACTTGACGTTGGAGGTGTTTCGTAATGCAACAATTAAGCAAATATGGAAGATAAAcctcattttctttattttttcattcATTATCTAGAATACACTCCCATATATCAAgcaactttttctttttttttgtactTCTGGGAGATGTCTTTGATTGCCTGTGGCCTAGGTAGATGAAAATgaatttgtaatttatatttttgaatagtaACTTATactgatttatttttaagagttAAAGTTTGTTTTGGTGGGGAGGAAAAGTTATCACAGATGTCATGACTTGTAATAAAAGGTAGTAGAGAAGAAAGGCATGCTCTCTTGGTCATCTTTGAAATTGGGTGGGCATATGCTTTGAGGTTTCCTCTCTAGATTTTAGATTGTTCTTCATGCCTTATCATCTTCTGTTTCTTTTTGGTCTGCACATTGATTTCATCATGCCTCATTGCAGCTCACTGTTCGTCAAATCAAAGATGAGATGGAAAAGTCTCTACAGTGGCTTGTTCCTGTAGCAACAGATACTACCAAGTATGATAAATTTAGTGATGAACTTGGTGTTATCTTAATTTGAGATTTCTTTTCCACCTTTGGTGTGTGCTGatgaaataacataatttcTTTTCAACTGTTATCAGGGCACATCAAGGTTTTGGATGGGTTGGAGAGTGGGCTAACAATGGGTCAGTCAACACACAAACCTCTTTTCTTTATTCCTCTCTCCCCCGCAATATATGTATATCTTGAATCTCATCTATCTCAAGCGGTTTAATTGTTGTTCCTGACAGTAATGATTTCGGAAAGAAAACCACGACACCCAGTAACCTGATTCGCCTCCAGACCCTGTATCATGCTGACAAACGTAAGGTGGATTCCTGCATCCTTGAGCTAGTGACTTGGCTTCATCGTCTGGTCAGTCTTGTGAGGTATAGAGATAACGGACTCAAGGCTCTGCCACTGCGCTCTCCAACTGGCAAAGGATCAAACATAAACGTTGACAAACATAGTGACAATGCCAAAGGCCATAAAGCTCAACTCTCTTCAGAGGATAGAAATCTGTTAGAAGATGTGATGAAGAGGCGAAATTTGGTCCCTGGGCTGAGCAAAAGCCAAGAATTCGCAGTGGTGAAGAGCAAGAAGAACAAGGTTTGGGCACTAAGCAGGAGCACCGGGAACTCGCCGCGAAGAGAAATGAAGCATCACACTGCCCATGTTTTGGATATATTAGATGGTTTAGATTCatctttttcagttcccagtgGAGATCTCATCAGGTGAACATAAATAATCCATTCTTTTATTCCATTCTGCTCAAATATATGAATCTTGGGCCATATTGTATATAGTCGTATCGTTCGTGAGGAATATGTTATAGCGTGGTattaatatatatgatatataatacATCTACAATTTTTGTATTCAAAATTAATTGGGAAGAAAGTTCAGAAGTTTGCTGCTTAGTTAGAGGTAGTATTCCCTTTAGCAGCTTAGCTCTTCATTAGTGTTCttgtttttctgttttcttaTAAACTACATGAGTTTAAGGAGGGGAACTGGGAGTGAACATCATATTTATATCAATAAGAGTGATTAGGGATGATCAAAGTATCTGGAACTCGAATAAAACCAAATTGAAATATTAAATCGGTTCTTATCAAGACTGAAAATAACAGCTGCTGTATTGTGTTTTGTGAATGAAGTGCAGATGGCACAGTTATTATTAAGACTGAAAATACAAATATGGCCCATGGGTGCTGAATTGGGCCCACATGTGGCCCACGAATGCCAAATTTTAAACGCTATTAATGTTCACTTCTTTCCGACTCAAAATAGATGCATAGCCTGACTCAAAACATGTGCAAAAATCAATAACATAAAAATCTCTGGTGAAATGCAGCAATGTTATCAATAACACGGCATTCTCTCAGAAATCCTCTCTATTTAGTTTGTTTCAACTCATCCATGCCTCACTcattttgaaacttttaatatGAGTCGCTCTTTTTGCGCTGATGATCACTCTTGACTTGTGTtatatatgtgaatattcttTGCGCATCTAAAAACATGATCATGATACATTATGATCCAAGGAAAATTACTAATGTGTTAGGAGATCTTCATCGAAATAATCCTTCTATAGTTGAGTGTGTTCCTCCTCGCGATCTCGATGCACCCATCTTTTCGAGAGCCAAATATTTTCCTCTAGAATCAATATTGAAGCATTCTAAAATCCTGTCATTCTCACTATCATTATAGAaagaaaaagtatatatatatatatatatatatatatatatatatatatatatatatatatatatatatgcgatGAAGACATTTTTTATGAAGATGGAGAGATTATGAGTTCCCGAATGAAAATGTAATAGGAATGAGAATGAATAAAATTTAGAGGTATAATAGCAAGGGgggaaaaaggaaaatgatGGTTTAAACTACGgccatttctttttttttaaaacgacACTAACGGCCATTTCTTGAAAACTGAATAACAGTAATTGATTCGTCAACGATCATTGGCGGAGAAAAATATCACAAAAAACAAGGAAAAGTCAACCCACCTAAAACTAAAAAACAATAAGGAAAAGTTAAAATTTGGGTACCCATTTATTCGAACGTGTGACGTAAATACGGGGCACATAATACTTTCATTGGTACCCATTTTCTTCTTTACAGATACAGAATATATatcatattatattataataaaataataaattaatcaatcaaataCAAACTAGATCACACCTTAATCAACAATCAAATtagataaacaaaattaaatacctgaatttactcaaaaaaaaaaaattaaatacctgaataaataaaaaatacaatctACGGGATATCAGTCCCATTATAAATGCTCCACTTTTCATAATGgaatgtctcattacaaatgtctcattcttttttgaTAACATATTTTCTCTatacttaatttttaaataattttaactaatccactttatctactaattatatattttttagttttcgtacttaaaagtaatgagacatttgtaatggaaatGATGGAGTAATAATCTTTTGTAAATGAAAAAATTGGTGACTCATCGTTATCCAATTCATGGTCTCTTAGGCATTAATTTTTGGCCCGATGTTGCAAAAATTTGGCATCCAATTGATATCATGTCAACAAATGCCAACCTATTGTGGGTGATCCTATTATCCTTATGCATTATATGGGGGCACCACACCACCCATCACGTGTTGATGACTACTCATGTCAACATTTGCACATATTCAATCggatatattaaataaaaatagaaatttcgTAAAATATAAAGAGCGATGTCTCAACACCTCGTAATCATCATATAACATAGAGATACTTGTATATTTTGGAAATTATTGCAAATTCAAcctaatttttgaaattaacctttttacttttaaatttgtttttggAGTTTGAGATTTTAAAGATAATGCAATTATCTTTAATATAATTGTTTCCCATAATTTgaaaaagaaatacaaattAGTTAGTCGATTTAAAATCCATAAAATTCAATCCGCAAACCTAGGATCTATGCAAGGTGAGCCAATGAAGAGGCCTGTGTGTTTTCAGACATTGAACGATAATTCTATTAATCCTAATCCTTAGATGAGTGTCGCCTGTCGGTGTGGCTCACCACATATAGCGCCGCGTATTAACATAGAATCTAGCTGTTTATTTATTGATGGTGCCATAACTCctcattaattcatttataattattaaatttcacCGCCAAACTCACAGTTTAGATTCCCCAAATTGAAACACACATGTTCGCCCGCCGACCATAATTtccgattttttttctttctttcttttgaaaACATAATTTCCGATTCTTAATTAGTCCATTTCTTAGATTAGTGTTGGGTTGactttttaaaaatcaaaataatttataagttataaaagAGTTGTAAATGCTTCTTAAGTGTTGGCTGTTGTTCGTGAAAAATACACTTTAAATGTGTATATTGTAAAAAGAGTTATAAACTCTTATTTATCATTGGTTCTTGTTTTtcaagagattaattaattaaatgcgTCTAGAAAGTTAATTGTTATTTAACTTTCAGTTATTCACGGTTGATGAGATTTTGAGAAGATGTATAGGTTAAGTATGAGAGAGTCTTATTGTGTAAGTCCTTGTATATCTTAACTTCATATAGTTGATAGTTTTTCTTGGACGATCTCAGATGTAGGTTGTTTAACCGAATTGAATTATCATTCCCGATATGCAGAATTCCTATATATCATATGCAATTTTATTCATTGATATATGCATTCTTCTTTGAGATTATATACAGGATAGTattattgatgtgtatataacTAGGGGTCCCATTTTTCTTAGGAAAAATCTTTAAAAGGTACATGAGGGTGTGTTTGATACACAACTTGAGATAAGGGATGATAAATAAAacatagataaataatatagattAGGTGAGattgttaatattttatagGTGTTTGATAAATAAGATGTCTaagataattaatattattgtccccaaggggacaccaagcggtgcgacatTCTgtctgtgaacagtgaggtctcgggttcaaactccactgctccccctcctcaactcccccaagtcaaaaaaaagaaaaagataattaatattattatttgatataaAAGATACAACTAtagattaatgaataaattataattttaaccttatatttaaataaataaattaaacaaaagaaaaataaaaaaataattatcccATCCCATCCCAACCCCAACACCAGTACCCCCAACCCACGCCCCTTTCTTCTTATATGGGTAGAGAGATAAGTTATCCCACCACTTTGGTGTAATTAGTAATTTCATTGTAATAGTGAAAAACATGCGGGTCTGACCTTTATTGCGGGCTTGGACTACTATATAAAATGCCTATCAAATGGAAGGAAAATGTGAGAAATACAATTTATCTAATCTAATAGCCCCTATCAAACGGATAGGGGCTATTAGAAATAACATATTTTATCCACTTGAGGtccaaatatataaattcatatgCGATTAGAAATAACATATTTTATCCTTTTTGAGAGgaaaataacatattttattaatattcttttaataatttaaaattatagacAAAACTACAACGTTTATTATAAAACGAcaacattttaaattaaattgtaaaCGACGCCGTATCCTCGTCAGCATTAGTAAGCCACATCAGTTTTAATTTTTGTCGGAGAGGTTCATCGTGAAAAAAATCAGAATCATTTGAAAGGTTATGcatttttatctaaaatttaaaagtcatgggaaaaacgagaatctggtaaaagttcgtgaattttggcgctatttgccctaattaatactccctccatccacgaaagaaATTCTTAAGAGACAGTGACACggattttcataaaatgttGTTGAGTATATTGAAAGTGAAGATGAAGCTATTGAGTGTAttagaaatggtgaaaaagtattaGTAATTTATCGTATTGGTGAAAAGGGAAGGGTAATTGAGGTatttttaagtggtggggtatagtcccaAAATAGATAGAAAGTTTTTATATGGAtgtttcaaaaagaaaaaaataggaagttctttcgtggacggagggaatagtagtgaatataaaattaaagttatttGAATTGTAACACTAGATTCTTTGAGACAACAAAAAGTTATTTGAATTGTAACACCATAAAATTCTAACAAATTAAAATGACCCCATAAATCATCTGATAATAATTGAAAAAACTCATTCCAAAAGATATATCCCTTCTATTCCCTATAATTATGCATAGTTGAACatgacataaattttaataaaaagttatttaaaGTATTGATAGTGAAAAAGGGCTGCACAATAAAGATATTGTTAGGGCTCATTTGGTTTTCTTTAAAGGATTATGTATGATAATTTGTAACCAagatatttagcgtggataatgacagattattaatactgagttggtgtttgcatggctaaatacagaatatcctgaTTTAAATTAATCCTAGGGGGATATAGTATTATTAATTCTAAGAAAtttggattaataatactggatCGTGGGATTAAACCGAGTCATCCACATTATTACTAAATACTAGtaccaaacactagactgatctgtactaaattagctaatacagtgtattagccaatatcaaacacaCTCTAAGTAAATTGTGGATCGGATAAATAGTGTAATGTATAAGTTACAaatgaaaattgtgaaaattatgtgTGCAATAATATCCAAAATTAGAATGTATCTAAATTTAGGGtatatacaaaaaagaaaaagtatgcCTTGTTAAAATTAGGGTATATAAATATCTTGTTAATGCTCCATAGACTATAGTACGCAAACATCGATCATTTTGAAATCCTGACCTTAAATACTATTAATGGCGGTTAATGATGTCATCAACTTTTGATCTGCAATTGATCTATTTTCCTTAAATTAAAGGATGAACTGCTTTAATCACAACACTATAGTTTAAtcttctataaaaaaaaaaaaaacactatatTTTAATCTTGTGTGTAAATCCAATTTTTTTCATGTGAAACTTTGTCGGGTGCCAAACAAACTATGATTTGTTACCTCTTGAAATAATGTAGTTCtatcacaaaaaataaaaataaaaaattgagttACTGTAGTTGGGAAAAACATAAACAATGATATTATACTTGCTGCGTTGCTGGTGTGTTTTAATAGTCATATAATAGTtgtaaaataagataaaatagtTGGACAATAATCCAAAAGGGACGTCTTTATCAAAGTTTTCCGAAATTAACGTTTTGAGTCAGCAAATCAGGGTTTTATCCACATCCTTGGTCGACATATGGATAAGCGCAGCCTATTACATTGCCAACGAATCTCCTGCATGTGGTCCACTGCCATTTATGTACTAAAGTATTAAAGGATAAACTTATTCTATCCAGAAAAATggataaattattcattttcgATCAATCATAAATAGCAACTACCTAATTTTataatgtccaaaaaaaaaaaactacctAATTTTATAAAAGTATGTAAGAAAAACTTACATTTAACAAATGAGcgattttttatttctattgaAAAATATGCCTgcatcatatatatttatatcgAGTTTAGATCGAATTGATGGGATCGTCTGAATTTGATGGAATCAATTGAATTGAGATTATCAATTGATGCAGGGGCGGGGCTAACCTACGGAAGGCCCGGTACGAAATTTAAAATCGGGCCCTTTTTATTGCtaaaaatgtgtcaaaattataaaacaaaaaaatatatattaccgaacgatagtttttattattattattattattattattattattatattacacAATAAGCATGTAAAAACTAAAACATTTACTTGAGAAGTGTTGCTCTCCTtgtaaattttgaaacaaaatcacTAATAACACTTTGATCATCAATTTCACACGCCACTTAATGAAGGAAAAGAGCcccaaagcaataaaaatataaaattataactaaacaaaatcactaataacactttcatcatcaatttcacacaccacttaatgaaggaaaagggccccaaagcaataaaaatgtaaaattgtaACTCTCAAGAATCGAACCTACATCAACAAGATTTCACATAACTTGAAGAGGGCATCTTTCCACTGAACtagttaataaatttatttattttttaattatttaagtatatataaatatatagaccTATATATAATCGGAGGCCCTCAATATTTCGGGCCCTGTGCGGTCGCCCACCCCGCACACCCTCAAAACCGCCACTGAATTGATGGATCAGTCGAGTGTGATAATCTTCTGATATAAATTCATTAGCTGACGAGTTAATTGATTGGTTGATTTTGCGCAACAattattctatttatttattgctCTCGTTACAGCTAGTTTCGAACgaatttttcaattataaatATGAGTTAGTATAGTACAATTGGTGTGGGAAAATTTTGTTTATagtttatgaaaaaaatagttAGAATtgagaaacaaagaaaaatagtagTCAGTATTCCTGACTTGAGAACCACTCAGTTCTTTTCTATTCAGAAGAAAATTGTGTGataattttattaagttaaGTACATCCATCTTTTCCTTCCCATAAACATATTATAATCGAACCATGTAATTTTTTAGGTGGTGTTTTTGTTTTTAAGTGATTTGGGTTTGATCGAGGCCAAAAAAATTCTAGAAGGTCATATGTAATTTTTGTTCTGAATTTGTGTtttctttcttacattacaGACAATTAAACAAGTTTGCATCAAGACAATAAAGTGCAATCTGTTGATAAGACGCTTCTCCTTCAACCAATAgatcgggggttcgagtcaccctatgAGCTTAGAGTGTGAGtgaatttttttccttttttttcggttgtaatattttttttttttaaaaaaaaaaacaagtttgCATCGCTCTTCTATAATACTACCATATAAGTATTTTAAGTTTAAACcactactctttttttttttttttccattgcGCGTCTTCGAAGTTAGTCATGTGTTTTTCATCATCAATTTAGCTGAAGTTAAGTTTAATCAATCAAATCCATTAATTTGGTTGGAacagataaaagaaaaaagaaaataaacccaACAATGAATACCTTCCACTACTACTCTATATATTCCACCTTAAACACAAAACGCATCAATCATCACCTCTCACACATTTCTGCGTTTTCCTCCAATGGCTTCCTCCACATCATTTTCCCTCCACAGCAAGCTATTCTCCCGCCGCTTCACCGCCAATCCGCCCCCGCATTCTCCGATTACTCTCCGGAGCTCGCTCCGCATCTCCGCCGGCTACGCCACCGCGGAGATAAGCAGGACCGCCTCCCAGGCGGCGTCGTGCTACGACGTGCTAGGGATCGACGCCGGCGCAACTTTCCAGGAAATCAAGTCCGCCTACCGGAAGCTGGCGCGGACTTTGCACCCCGACGTCGCCAACAAGGGCGGCGAGACGGCGGACGAGTTCATTCGAGTGCACGCCGCGTACTCCACACTCTCCGACCCGGAGAAGCGCGCGGTCTACGACAACAGTCTAtcctggcggcggcggccggcaACGGTGACGCCGCGGGGGCGGTCGTGGGAGACTGATCAGTGCTGGTAGCGGAACATCTCCCAATTTCATTATTGGATCTGTACATATAGTTAGTTTCGAGTAAAAAagtttatgaagatttgattgaCGATTAATAGATCTGTGagtcaaattaaattaacaagCAGTGGAGTAGATCATATTTGTAATTCGTTCCG harbors:
- the LOC131011096 gene encoding chaperone protein dnaJ 11, chloroplastic-like encodes the protein MASSTSFSLHSKLFSRRFTANPPPHSPITLRSSLRISAGYATAEISRTASQAASCYDVLGIDAGATFQEIKSAYRKLARTLHPDVANKGGETADEFIRVHAAYSTLSDPEKRAVYDNSLSWRRRPATVTPRGRSWETDQCW